From Methanobacteriaceae archaeon, the proteins below share one genomic window:
- a CDS encoding winged helix-turn-helix domain-containing protein: MKRVLWYLIAGSRGGSNRARIIKAIHDRPYNVNQLSIELNLDYKTIKHHIKVLEDHDIVNSGDEKYGAMFFLSNRMEENYSIFLDILSKMKK; this comes from the coding sequence ATGAAGAGAGTTTTATGGTATTTGATTGCTGGGAGTAGGGGTGGTTCTAACAGGGCTAGAATTATTAAAGCTATTCATGATAGGCCTTACAATGTAAACCAGCTTTCTATAGAACTTAATCTTGACTATAAAACTATTAAACACCATATTAAAGTCCTAGAAGACCATGATATTGTTAATTCGGGTGATGAAAAATATGGTGCCATGTTCTTTTTATCAAATCGAATGGAGGAAAATTACTCCATTTTTCTGGATATTTTGAGTAAAATGAAAAAATAA
- a CDS encoding flavin reductase family protein codes for MKKSIGAKTIVYPTPVFIIGTYNKDGKPNAMNAAWGGISCSSPPCVSISLREATYTHRNIMNKKAFTVNIPSENHIKEADYFGIASGRNEDKFEVTGLTPVKSEKVDAHYIEEFPFVLECKLVNITELGLHTHFTGEIIDVKVDENLMKDGNPDIEQIRPFLYDPSSRDYYGIGKRLGKAFSEGRNLIK; via the coding sequence ATGAAAAAATCTATTGGTGCAAAAACAATTGTATATCCAACTCCCGTATTCATAATTGGAACTTATAATAAAGATGGAAAACCAAATGCTATGAATGCAGCCTGGGGCGGAATATCCTGTTCTAGTCCACCGTGTGTTTCAATTTCTCTAAGAGAAGCAACTTATACTCACAGAAATATTATGAATAAAAAAGCTTTTACCGTAAATATTCCCTCGGAAAATCATATTAAAGAAGCTGATTATTTTGGAATTGCTTCTGGAAGAAATGAAGATAAATTTGAGGTCACCGGTTTAACACCGGTAAAAAGTGAAAAAGTTGATGCCCATTATATTGAAGAATTTCCATTTGTTTTAGAGTGTAAATTAGTTAATATAACTGAATTAGGATTACATACTCATTTTACCGGTGAAATAATTGATGTAAAAGTTGATGAAAATCTAATGAAAGATGGAAACCCAGATATAGAACAAATTAGGCCATTTTTGTATGATCCGTCATCTAGAGATTATTATGGGATTGGGAAGCGTCTGGGAAAAGCTTTTTCAGAAGGTAGAAATTTAATTAAGTAA
- a CDS encoding NAD(P)-dependent alcohol dehydrogenase, which yields MKAVVCTKYGSPDVLQLEEVEKPTPKDNELLIRIHATSVTAGDCEIRSFKMPGWLWLPARIGFGIRGPRNKILGQELAGEIESLGKDVKRFRKGDQVFGRTGFGFGAHAEYICLSEDDVLTTKPPNMTYEEAAAVPFGGLDALHFIRKGNIQSGQKVLINGASGSIGTFAVQIAKYLGAEVTGACSISNLDMVRSIGADHVIDYTKEDFTKNGQIYDVIFDVVGQSSFSNSLRSLKQDGLYILANPGLLQMVRGPLNSARSSKKVIIGAASPKTEDLIFLKELIENGKIKTVIDRCYPLEQIAEAHKYVEKGHKKGNVVITMT from the coding sequence ATGAAAGCAGTTGTATGCACAAAATACGGATCACCGGATGTTCTTCAGCTGGAAGAAGTAGAAAAACCTACCCCTAAAGACAACGAATTACTGATAAGGATACATGCGACATCAGTAACTGCTGGAGACTGTGAAATTCGAAGTTTCAAAATGCCTGGCTGGTTGTGGCTTCCTGCGAGAATAGGGTTTGGTATCAGAGGGCCAAGAAACAAAATACTAGGTCAAGAGCTAGCTGGAGAAATTGAATCCTTAGGTAAAGATGTAAAGCGATTTAGGAAAGGTGACCAAGTTTTTGGACGTACTGGTTTTGGTTTTGGTGCTCATGCGGAGTACATATGTCTATCTGAGGATGATGTGCTAACAACGAAACCACCTAATATGACCTATGAAGAAGCAGCTGCCGTTCCTTTTGGGGGCCTTGATGCACTGCATTTTATTAGAAAAGGAAATATCCAGAGTGGTCAAAAGGTTCTGATTAATGGAGCTTCTGGTAGTATTGGTACTTTTGCAGTACAGATTGCCAAATACTTGGGGGCCGAAGTTACGGGGGCGTGTAGTATCAGTAATCTGGACATGGTACGTTCCATTGGTGCAGATCATGTCATTGACTACACTAAAGAGGATTTTACCAAAAACGGCCAGATCTATGATGTTATTTTTGATGTGGTTGGCCAGAGTTCGTTTTCAAATAGTTTAAGATCGCTGAAGCAAGATGGACTCTATATTTTAGCTAATCCTGGTCTGCTGCAAATGGTTCGAGGTCCATTGAATTCTGCAAGAAGCAGTAAGAAAGTTATAATAGGGGCAGCAAGTCCCAAGACTGAAGATTTAATATTCCTCAAAGAGCTAATAGAAAATGGAAAGATAAAAACAGTCATAGATAGATGCTATCCTTTAGAACAGATTGCTGAAGCTCACAAATATGTTGAAAAAGGACACAAGAAGGGGAATGTAGTCATAACAATGACATAA
- a CDS encoding CPBP family intramembrane metalloprotease yields the protein MFGLAWISGVAPFNPYGAANILTISFIPSLLLAIGLNCFFAAGEEFGWRGFLVPELARFQTFTSLALLSAAIWTIWHFPLILFGSYHGTGSLIFSLAVFIPSVMGAGLILAWLRIISGSVWVAVLFHGFWNYFIQQFYPVLTKTTDAGEMMLGEFGWFVALMYVILALIFWHYRNKLPQLPAEGV from the coding sequence ATGTTTGGTTTAGCATGGATCTCAGGCGTAGCGCCTTTTAACCCCTATGGGGCTGCAAATATCCTTACAATTAGTTTCATACCTTCTTTATTGCTGGCAATTGGTTTGAACTGTTTTTTTGCTGCTGGTGAAGAGTTTGGTTGGCGTGGATTTTTGGTACCAGAACTGGCCAGATTCCAGACATTCACTTCACTTGCCCTTTTATCCGCTGCCATATGGACTATCTGGCATTTCCCCCTGATCCTCTTTGGTTCTTATCATGGGACAGGATCGCTCATATTCTCCCTGGCCGTTTTTATTCCCTCGGTAATGGGTGCTGGTTTAATCCTAGCCTGGCTCCGTATCATATCTGGAAGTGTCTGGGTGGCAGTGCTTTTCCATGGATTCTGGAACTACTTCATCCAGCAGTTCTATCCGGTACTCACAAAGACCACCGATGCTGGAGAGATGATGCTGGGTGAGTTTGGATGGTTTGTGGCACTCATGTATGTGATTCTTGCTCTCATATTCTGGCATTATAGAAATAAACTGCCCCAGCTACCGGCAGAAGGAGTATAA